The Microlunatus soli genome contains the following window.
CGCCGACCACTCCGGCGAGGCGAAGGGCCACGGCACCGGGCATGGCACCGGCATCGATCCCGAGGAGGAGCAGCCCTGGATCGAGCCCGGCAACCCGACGGTGCTGGCCGGCGACATGGTCTTCACCCTGAAGGCCACCATCACGGTGCCCGGCCAGGGCGGCGTGCGGACCGAGCGGATCGTCCGCGTCACCGAGTCCGGCGCCGAAGCCTTCGATCAGTTCCCGCTGCGCAACCACTGGTAGCCGTCACCGCACAACCCATCCCGTCGACGTGCCGGCCCCGCGCACGTCCAAGACAAAGGAGTCTGGTGTGAGTCCACAGCAAGCCGGAACCAGCACCCGATCGCAGCTGTCGAAGATCGCTCTCGGATCCGTCGTCGGTACGGCGATCGAGTGGTACGACTTCTTCCTCTACGGCACGGTCTCCGCCCTCGTTCTCGGTCAGCAGTTCTTCCCCGAGTTCTCGCCGGCGGCCGGCACCATCGCAGCGTTCGGCACCTTCGCCGCCGGCTATGTCGCCCGGCCGGTCGGCGCCGTTCTGTTCGGCCACCTCGGCGACCGGATCGGGCGTAAGCCGATCTTGTTCATCACGCTTCTGATGATGGGCATCGCGAGCACGCTGATCGGCTTGACGCCGACCTATGCCTCGATCGGGATCGCTGCCCCGGTGATCCTCGTCGCGCTCCGGCTGGTCCAGGGGCTCGGCGTCGGCGGCGAGTGGGGAGGTGCGGTCCTGGTGGCGGTCGAGGATGCGCCGCGGAACCGTCGCGCGTTGTTCGGCACGCTGCCGCAACTCGGCGTACCGCTGGGGCTGCTGGCATCGACCGGGGTGCTGGGGATCGTCAGTCGGCTCCCCGAAGACGTGTTCAACTCCTGGGGCTGGCGAATCCCGTTCCTGCTGTCGGCCGTACTGGTCGCCATCGCGTTGATCATCCGCACCCGGTTACCGGAAACCAATGCCTTCACCCAGTCCCGGCACAAACGTCAGAGGCTTCCGCTGCTGGCCGCCCTGCGCCGCTATCCGCGCAACCTGCTGACCGCGCTCGGCACCCGGTTCGCCACCGACATCACCTTCAACGTGGCGAACGTGTTCGCGCTGTCCTATGCCACCGCTCATCTCGGCCTGTCCCGCCAGCTCATGTTGGACGCGATCACCATCGCCTCGGCCGTGGAGCTCCTCACCTTGCCGATCTTCGGACTGCTGGCCGACAGGTTCGGCAAACGGCGGATCTTCCTCGTCGGCTGTGTCTTCGTCGCCGCGTACGGGTTCATGTTCTTCGCGATGCTCAACACCGGGGCGACCGGCTGGGTGATCGTCGGCTACATCGGGACGCTGGCGCTGTCCCAGGCCTGTGTCTACGGAGTCCAGGCGAGTCTGTTCGCCGAACTGTTCCCCGCCAACATCCGCTACACCGGGGCGTCGCTGCCCTACCAGTTCGCCGGCATCCTCACCTCGGCGCCGACACCACTGATCGCGGCCGCCCTGTTCAACTCGTCCGGATCGGTTTGGCCGATCGCGGTCTACATCGCCGTCACCGCAGCGATCAGTTTTGTGGCGGCGGCCCTGATGCGGACCGTGTCGACGACCAGCGACAGCGTGTCGCCGTCACCGACAGGCCGCCGGTCAGCTTGACCGGGGACGTGGCGGCCGACCGGGAGCAGCCGTGGCGTCGAGGAGTTTGATGGCGACCGTGTCGTCGGTGATCAAGGTGGTCACGACACCGGAGCGGAGGGCGGCGAGGATGGCGCCCGCCTTCCGCTCGCCACCACCGACCATGATCACCTGGTCGACCTTGGCCAGCCCGTCGACGCCGATGCCGAGCACTCGGTCGTCCCAGTCGGTGATCGTCCGACCGGTGCTGTCCAGCAGGCCGCCGGCGACGTCGGCGATCACGTCCTTGTCCAACAGTGCTTGACGTTCCGCGCCGGACAGAGCGTTGTAGAAGCGTGAGTCGGCCGGCTGCCAGCTGCCCACCGAGGTGACCGCGACGGTGACCGCGGCGAACCGGCTGAACGCCGACCGGATGCTCGGGTCGGAGCGCAGCCGGTCCGCGGTCTCGGCGGTGCCGACGGTCAGCGGCGCGAAGATCGAATGCGCCGGTCCCCCGGTCAGCTGGGCGACCCGGCGGAGCACGTGCACCGGATTGTCGGCAAGATCATCACTCATCCCGGTCAGCTGTAGCGCCTCGCAACCGGCCAGCCGGGTCAGATGCTCCGAGACCGCGTCGATGGTCCGTCCCGACGCCAACCCGAGGACGTCGTCGTCGGTGATCATTTCGGTCAGTAGCTCGGCTGCGGTGCGCCCGAGCGCCTGCCGGACCGCCTCGGGTCCTTGATCATCCGGGGTGCTGATCAGGGCCCGGTCCAGACCGAACTTCTCCTGCACCCGCAGCGACAGGTCGGTGTCCACGGTGTCCGACACCGAGATGTCGATCGTCACCACGCCGCGGGCGATCGCGGCTTCCAACAGCCGCGCCACCTTGAAACGGGAGATCCCGAACTCGTCGGCGATCTGGACCCTGGTCCGGCCGTCCAGGTAGTAGCGGCGGGCGATCGCGGCCATCGTCAGCCGCCCGTCCAGGGACGCCCAGTCCGCCGCGGCCGCGGTCCTCGCGGCAAACTCGCGCGGTCGAGTCAGATCGCTCATCTGATCATCGTAGTAGGAATTCAGTGCTCAGCTGTTGACTTCCGCGACGAGACTTTCCTAAAGTCGGGCAGGTCAGGCGAGCGGGTCACCTGGCAAGACATGCTCATATGAGCATGCGCGGCAAAGGAGACGCAATGACCTTGGCTCTGGAATGTCGGGAGCTCATCAAGGGGTTCGGCGGTATCCCCGTGCTCAAGGGTGTGAGCCTGGCACTCGAGCAGGGCAGCGTCACCGCCCTCGCCGGGGAGAACGGCGCCGGCAAGTCAACTCTGATGAAGATCGCGTCCGGTCAGTACCGCGCGGACTCGGGCTCGGTGCTGGTCGGCGGCACAGCACTGACGGCCGGCAACATGGCCGAGGCCCACCGCAGCGGAGTGGCGATCGTCCCCCAGGAACTGGCGTCGATCCCCGACCTGACGGTGTACGAGAACCTCTTCGTCGGCCGCGAGCTGCGCCGGGCCGGCTTCCTCGATCGGCGCGGAATGATCAAACAGGCCCGCGCGGCGATGGACGTCTTCGGCGTCGACATCCCGGTCACCGCACGGATGGCCAGCCTCCCTGTCGGCATGCAGCAGATCGTCGAGATCGTGAAGGCCACCCGGACCGGCGCCAAGGTGCTGCTGCTCGACGAACCGTCCTCGGCGATTGCCGAACGCGAGGTCGAACGGCTGTACGGCGTCGTCCGCCGACTCCGCGAGCAGGGTGTCGCGATGATCTACACCACCCACAAGATGGAGGAGATCCGAGCACTGGCCGATCGGGTCGTCGTGCTCCGCGACGGCGAGTTGGTGCTGGACCAGTCGATGGGCGAGACGACCGACGACGAGATCGTCACAGCGATGATCGGCCGCGAGCTCGGCACCCTGTTCCCCACCCTGCCGTCGCCGACCGACGACGTCGCCCTCGAGGTATCCGGGCTCCAGGTCGTCGGGGCGTCGGCGCCGGTCGACCTGACGGTCCGCAAGGGTGAGATCCTCGGGCTGGCAGGGCTCGTCGGTGCGGGTCGGACCGAGTTGATGGAGGCGATCTTCGGCGTCCGCCGCAGCACTGCCGGCGTGATCCGGATCGGCGATCGCCAACTTCCCCGCGGTCGACCACCGGCTGCGATCGACGCCGGGATGGCGATGGTCCCCGAGGATCGCAAGGCCAACGGCGCGGTGATGGGCATGTCGGTGCTGGACAACGCGACGATCCCTCGGCTCGGTCAGTTCAACGTGGCCGGCTGGCTGCGCGGAGCGAGTCGCCGCAGCGCCGTCGACAAGGCGATGGCCTCGGTCCGGCTGCGTTCCAGCGGGCTGGGCCAGGAGGTCGGCACGCTGTCCGGCGGCAATCAGCAGAAGGTCGTGCTGGCCCGCTGGCTGACCGGGCCGGTCTCGGTGCTGTTACTGGACGAACCGACCCGTGGCGTCGACGTCGGCGCCCGGTCCGAGATCTACAAGATCATCACCGACCTCGCCGACAGTGGCGTCGCGGTCGTGATGGCCTCCTCCGACATGCCGGAGATCCTCGGCCTGGCCCATCGAGCGCTGGTGATGAGAGCCGGTGCGGTCGCCGGCGAGCTGGACCGCGCCGACCTGGACGCACCGGACGTCCAAGCCACGATCTTCTCCCTCGCCGCCGGGCTGGAGGCCGACCAGCCCGATCCGGCCCGACCCATCGACCGACAGAAAGTCGAGAGCTCATCGTGAGTCAGAACCTGACGGCGGAAACCACCGCCCCCGACGCGGCCGACGGGCCCGAGATCGAGGCCATCGCGGCACAGGCCGGCCGGGCCCGACGATTCTCCGGGCGCTGGTGGGGCAACCTCGCCCTGCGCAACGCGATGCTGATCGTCGTCGTGCTGACGATCTGCTACTTCAGTTACCGCAGCCTGCGCTTCTCGACACTGGACAACGCCGTGTCGATCCTGGTCGCGGCCGCCCCGTTCGCCCTGATCGCTCTCGGACAGACCTTGGTCATCCTGACCGGCGGCATCGACCTGTCGGTGGGCAGTGTGATCGCGGTGTCGGCGATGGCGTCCGCCGCAGTCGCGGTCGCCAACCCGGGCCAGGTCTGGTTGACCGTCCTGACCGCACTGGTCGTCGGCGCGCTGGCCGGAGCGATCAACGGCTTCTTCGTCTCGGTGATCAACGTGCCACCGTTCATCGCGACGTTAGGCATGTTGACCGCCGGCTCCGGGGCGGCGTACGCGATCGGCGGCGGCGCACCGATCAACGGGCTGCCCGCAGAGTTCGGCGCGATCGCCAACACCCGGATCCTGGGGCTGCAGATCCCGGTGATCGTGATGATCATCGGCATCATCGTGCTGGCGATCGTGATGCGTCGGACCTCGTACGGGCTGCGGGTCTACGCCGTCGGCGGCAACCGGTCGGCAGCTGAGATCGCCGGCATCAACACCCGCCGGATCCTGTTCAGCGTCTACGCCGTCTCCGGCGTGCTGGCCGGACTGTCCGGCGTCATGCTCGCGTCCCGGGTGATCTCCGGACCGCCCAACCTCGGCCAGGGCTACGAACTGGACGCGATCGCTGCCGTGGTGATCGGCGGCGCCAGCCTGATGGGCGGTCGTGGCTCGGTGTGGGGGACCGCACTGGGGCTGCTGCTGATCCAGACCCTGAACAACGGGCTGGACATCCTGCTGGTGCCGTCCTACTGGCAGGACGTGATCAAGGGCGTGCTGATCGTCTTCGCGGTCGCCGTCGACGTCTGGACGACCAAACGAAGGACGTGATCATGAGACTTCCGCATCGACATCCGACGAAACAGAGAGGCGACCTGCCGATGAGCAAGCGACTGAAGGCGATCTGGAGTGCGATCGTCGCCGGCGTGCTGGTGCTGAGCCTGGCTGCCTGCGGCCTCGGCGACCCCAACCGCAAGGCGGAGAGTGGTGAGGGCGGCGCCAAGGCACCGCTGAAGATCGGCGTCTCGGTCTACGACATGAGCTCGTTCATCACCGCCGGCAAGGAAGGGATGGAGGCCTACGCAAAGGCCAACAACATCGAGCTGGCCTGGAATTCGGCCAACCTCGACGTCAGCACCCAGGCCGACCAGGTCGATCAGTTGATCAACGCCAAGGTGGACGCGATCGTGATCGTGCCGGTGCAGGCCAACTCGTTGCAGCCGCAGGTGGCGGCCGCCAAGTCGGCAGGGATCCCGATCATCGCGGTGAACGCCGAACTGGACAATCCCGACATCTCCGGTGACGTCCAGCCCGACGACGTGAAGGCCGGTGCGGAGGAGATGCAGATGATGGCGGACAAGCTCGGCGGCAAGGGCAACATCGTCGTCCTGCAGGGTCCACTCGGTCAGTCCGGGCAGATCAACCGGCAGAAGGGCATCGACCAGGTGCTGAAGAAGTATCCCAAGATCAAGGTGCTGGCCCAGGACACCGCCAACTGGAAGCGCGACGAGGCTGTCAACAAGACCAAGAACTGGCTCTCCGCGCACGGCGACGACATCGACGGTGTGGTGTCGCAGAACGACGACATGGGCCTGGGAGCCCTGCAGGCGTTGAAGGAATCCGGACGCAAGGACGTCCCGATCGTCGGCATCGACGGCATCGAGGACGGGCTGAACGCGGTCAAGTCCGGCGACTTCATCGGCACCATGCTGCAGAACGGGACGGTCGAGCTGTCCGCGGGGCTGGCGGTGGCCGCCCAACTGGCGCAGGACGATGACTCGAATGCCAAGGCGACCTACATCATGCCCAAGATCACCAAGGACAACGTCGACGTCGCCATGAAGCACGTGGTGACCGATCGGAAGGCGTTCCTCGCCGGTCTCTCCGAGCTCACCGCCAAGAACCTGAAGACCGGCAACATCGCTTACGAGGGGATCCCCGGTCAGCAGGAGAAGGGCAGCGGCTCATGATCACTGCCGCCGACACCGATGTCTCCTCGGTCGCGGTCCGGTTGGACGGCAAGGTCGCGGTGATCACCGGCGGCGGCTCCGGGATCGGCAGCGCGATCGCCGACTTCTATGCCGCTTCCGGCGCGACCGTCGGCGTGCTCGATCGGGACCTCGGTGCGGCTCGCGCGGTGGCGGACCGGCTGGGCGGGACCGCCTTCGCCGTCGAGGTCGACGTCGCCGACCAGCAGTCGGTCGGGCAGGCCGTCGACGCGGTGCTCGACACTGCCGGCCGGATCGACGTGTTGGTCAACTCCGCCGGTGTCGCCCGGCTCGCACCGGCCGACAGCATCGACCCCGAGCAGTGGCACAGCACCCTGGACGTCAATCTGACCGGGAGCTTCCTGATGGCCCAACGGGTCGGTCGGACGATGCTGGAGCAGCGTTCCGGCCGGATCATCAGCCTGGCCTCCCAGGCCGCGACGGTGGCGCTGCCCGAGCATGTCGCCTACTGCGCGTCGAAGGCCGGGCTGCTCGGGATGACCCGGGTGCTCGCCCTCGAATGGGGTCCGTACGGAGTCACTGCCAACACCATCTCCCCGACCGTCGTGCTGACCCCGCTCGGCATCGACGCCTGGGACAACGAGAAGGGACGGGCGCATCAGGCCGAGGTCCCGGTCGGGCGTTTCGCGATGCCGAACGAGATCGCCGCCGCAGCCGGCTACCTGGCCAGCGACGCCGCAGCGATGATCAACGGCGCAGACCTGGCCATCGACGGCGGCTTCACCATCCGCTGACCGCCCAACCCGGCCGCTCCATCCACCCTCGGGCCGCCGAACCACCCCGCCCGCACCGTTTGCGTACCTTCGCACCGCGTACTCCTGGTGCGAAGGTACGCAAGTGGTGCGGCGGTGGGTGGGTGTCGGAGGTAGGGTGCGGGGGTGATTGAGTATCGGACGCCCGAAGAGGTCGAGGAGATGCGGCCGGCGGGCCGATTCGTCGGCGAGGTGTTGACCGCGCTCGCGGAGAATGCCCAGGTCGGCACCAATCTGCTCGACCTCGACGCCCTGGCCCACGAGATGATCAAGAAGCGTGGCGCCGAATCCTGCTACATCGACTACCACCCGTCGTTCGGGGCGATGCCGTTCGGCAAGGTGCTCTGCACCTCGGTCAACGACGCCGTGCTACACGGGCTGCCCTACGACTACACGCTGGTCGACGGCGACATGGTCAGCCTCGACTTCGCCGCCTCGGTGGACGGCTGGGTGTCCGACTCGGCGATCACCGTCATCGTGGGCGAGCCGCGGCCCGCCGACCTGCGACTGATCGAGATCACCGAGCAGGCGCTGCAGGCCGGCATCGCTCAGGCCCGGTCCGGCAACCGGCTGGGCGACATCTCGGCGGCGATCGGCGGCATCGGCAAACAGAACCGGCTGAAGGTCAATCTGGAGTTCGGCGGCCACGGGGTCGGCCGGACCATGCACGGCGACCCGCACGTGCCCAACAACGGCCGCCGGGGCAAGGGCCTGCCGCTCCGCCCGGGCCTGGTGCTCGCCATCGAGCCCTGGTTCCTGCACACCACCGACCGGATCTTCACCGACCCGGACGGCTGGACCCTGCGCAGCGTCGACGGCTCCCGGGGTGCGCACGCCGAACACACCATCGTGATCACCGAGGACGAGCCGATCGTCCTGACCGCCCGGGACTGACCGCCGGAACTGACCGCCCGGGCCCGTACCGACGGGCTCAGCTCCGCCGCAGATCGATGCTCCGGTCGCAGCGGGCGATCAGGACCGGGTCGTGAGTGATCACCAGCACCGCCGCCGAAGGCCGGACGGTCATGATCAACTCGATGATGCCGTCGGCGCTGGCACGGTCCAGATGCTCGGTCGGTTCGTCCATGATCAGCACCGAGCAGTCGGCGACCAACAACCGGGCGCAGGCCAGTCGGCGCGCCTCACCGCCGGAGACCGCGGCGCCGAACTCGCCGACCAGTTGTTCCAGCTCGAGGTGCTCCAGCCCGACTTCGTTCAGCGCCGAGCGGACCGCGGTGTCGGAGGCGTCCCGCAGGCCGATCCGGACGTTCTCGGCCACCGTGGTGTCGAAGACGTGCGCATCCTGAGCCAGATAACCGATCCGGCCGTGCACGGTTGCCCGGCCGGCGAGCACCGGGGCGTCGCCCATCAGGGTCGCCGCAACGGTCGACTTGCCGACCCCGCTCGGCCCGACCAACGCGACCCGGTCTCCGGCACCGACCCGGAGATCGATCCCGCGGACCAGCGGCGCAGCTTCCGACCAACCGACCGTCAGCCCGACGGTCTCGACCAGCGGGGCGGCCGACGGATCCCGCCGGACAACGCCGGCCGAGCCAGCCGCCGGGACCGCGGACGATCCGGTCATGATCAACTCCTGGACCCGTACCAGTGCCGATCGGCAGCGTTGCCCGGCCTGGGTCGCGGCCGGCAGCGCCGCCACCACCTCGTGCAGGGCCAGCGGAGTCAGCGCGAGCACCGCAAGCAGCACCGGGGCCAGGTCACCCCGGGCGACCGCCTCCCCGGCGACCACCATCGAGCCGATCACCACTGCACCGGTGACCAGCCATTGCACTCCCGTTGCCAGCCCGGCCAACTGCGCGGCGCGTCGCTCGGCCGCGGCGAGCCGGCCGTCGATCGCCGCCAATCGTTCGATCGCCGCCGGAGCCGCGCCGTAGGCGACCAGGTCGAGCCGGGAGTGGGCGATGGTGGTGATCTCGTCGGCCAATCCGGCGCGCAGCGGCGCCCGCGTCCGGGACACCGTCGCCGACAACCGGGCCGTGAGCCAGGGCAGCAATACCCCGGAGAGCACCGATCCCGCCGACAGCAACACTCCGGCTGCCGGCGAGATGACGGTGATCACGGCGACGGTGGCGACCATCACCAGGGCCGCGGAGATGATCGGGACGAGCACCCGGACGACGAGATCCTGCACCGCGTCGATGTCGGTGATCAGCCGGCTCAGCAGGTCACCGCGCCGCCGCGTCGTCGCACCGTCGGCGAGCCGGGTGAAGGTCCGCATCCGGAGCCGGGCCTGCAGGCGGAGCGCGACGTCGTGCCCGGCGAGCCGTTCCCGATAGCGCAGCACGCCACGTCCGATACCGAGGGCGCGGACCGCGACAACCGTCGTCATCAGATACAGCACCGGCGGATGCAGGGCCGCCTTGGACAGCAACCAGGCCGAGACCACGAGCAGCCCCACGGCACACGCCTGAGCGACGACACCCAGCAGGATCGGCCGCAGCAGCGCCAGCGGCAGCGACCAGTGATGATCATCGGGCTGCTCGACGTCCGGTTCCCCGACCGGTGCGGCGGTGGCCGTCGGTCGAGACGCCAGCAGGGTGCTCACGCTGCCACCCGCTCCGGGGTGACAGCGGTGCCCAGCTCGATCAGGTGATCGGCCGCCGCGATCACCGCAGGCCGGTGTGAAACGACGAGTGCGGTCACCCCGAGACTGCGGATCAGCTCGATGGTCCGCAATTCGGTCGCCGCGTCCAGTCCGGCCGTCGGCTCGTCCAGGATCATCAGCCCGGCGCCGCCGTGTCGGACCCGGAGCAGGGCCCGGGCCAACGCGACCCGGCGTAGCTCGCCACCGGACAGCCGGCCCACCTCGGCCGCGTCGAGCTGCCGCCCAGGATCGAGATCGACGTCGGCCGACCGCAGCGCCGCCGCGACCTGTTCGGCATCGGCGTCCGGTGCCCCGAGCTGTACGTTGGCGGCGATCGTCCCCGGGATCATCCCCGGCTGCTGACCGACCCAGGCGATGCGTCGGCGCAGTTCCTCAAGATCCAGGTCGTCGAGGTCGACATCGTTGATCCGGACCCGGCCCGAGTCCGGTCGCAGCCAGCCCATCATGAGCATCAACAAGGTGGTCTTGCCGCTGCCGCTGGGCCCGACCAGACATGTCAGATCGCCGGCGCGGACCACCGCATCGACGCCCGACAGCACCGGACGAACGGTCTCGCGGTCGGCAGCCGGATACCGGAAGGTCAGACCGGAGGCGGCCAGTTCGACCGGCCCGGTCGGCACTGCAGCGGTGCCGACCCTCGCCACCGGGACCCGGTCGATCAGGTCGAGTGCGGTTCGTGCGGCCGCGGCACCCGCTGCCGCGTCGTGGTAGTGCACGCCCACCTTCCGCAGCGGCAGGTACGCCTCCGGTGCGAGGATCAGGACGAACAGCGAGGTGCTCAGCGACACGTCACCGGCGATCACCCGGATCCCGATCACCACCGCAACGACGGCAACCGACAAGGTGGCCGCGAGCTCGAGCACCAAAGCCGACAGCAGCGCGATCCGCAGGGTCGCCATCGTCTCCACCCGATGAGCCTCACCCGACCGGCGCAGGCCCTCGGCCTGGGCCCGTGCGCGGCCGAAGGCCCGCAACGTCGGCAACCCGGCGACCAGATCGGCGAAGTGATGGGCCAACCTGGCCTGCACCCGCCATCGCCGACCGGTCAGCTTCTGGGTCGACCAACCGACCAGGATCATGAAGATCGGGATCAGCGGCAGCGTGAGTGCGATGATCACCGCGCTGATCAGATCCTGCACCGCGACCGCGATCCCGATCACCAGCGGGGCGGCGACCGCGAGCACCAACTGCGGAAGGTATCTGGCGAAGTAGCCGTCCAGATCGTCCAGTCCGGTGCTGATCAGGCTGGTCACCGTGCCGTGGTCCGGCTGCGGGTCGCCCGGTCGGAGATAGGCCTGGGTGATCTCGCGGCGCAGCTGCGACTTCACCGCGATCGCCGCCCGGACAGCAACCAGGTCCGCCAGCCAGGACAGCAGCCCGCGGGCCAGGAAGGCGCCGGCCAGCCAGGGTGTCACGCTCAGCAACGGTTGCACTGTATGCGTTGTGAACGCCGTGCCGACCCCGGACCCGATGCAGTATGCGATCGCCACCACGCTGAGCGCGCTCAGCGTGCCGATCACGGTCTGCCCGACCAGCAGCCGACGAACCGCTGCCGCCCGCCGCAGCAGTCGCGGATCCAAGGGGCCTGAGCTTGTCGAAGGACTGTGTTCTTGATCGCCGCCCGCATGTTCCGACCCTTCGACAAGCTCAGGGCCCTTGTCGACAAGCTCAGGGTTCTTGCGCCCGGTCATCGTGCGCCGGCGTTCTCCGGTGCGGGTTCGACGACGACCCGCTTCCGGAAGACCCAGTAGGTCCACGCCTGGTAGCCGATCACCAACGGGATCAGCACCAGCGCCGACCAGCTCATGATCGTCAGCGAGTAGTCACCGGCCGCGGCGTTGGTGATCGTCAGCGTCCAGCGCGGATCGGTGCTGCTCGGCAGCAGCCGCGGAAAGAGCGCGGCGAACAACGACAGCACGACAGCTGCGACGGTGAGCGCGGTGCCGGCGAAGGACCAGCCGTCCCGATCGGCGCGATGCATCACCAGCGCGAACACCAACGCCACAACGGCAATCACCGACAGTGCCAGCACCACCGGACGATTGCCGGTCGTCGGCAACAGGTTCAACCAGAGCAATGCGGCGATGCCGAGGACGGCGCTGAACATCCCGGAGACGCCGGCGGCTCGCTTGGCCCGGAGCCGCAGTTCGCCGGTCGTCCGCAGTGCCAGGAACACACCACCGTGGGTCAGGAACAGGCTGAGCGTGGTGACACCGATCAACACCGCGAACGGGTTCAGCAACCCTAAAGGCGAGCCGGTGTAGTCCCCGTTGCTGTTCAACGGCAGCCCGGCGACGATGTTGCCGAACACCAGTCCCCACAGGAATGCCGGCAGTGCGGAGCCGATCAGCATGCAGGTGTCCCAGCGGCGGCGCCAGCGCGGATCGTCGTGGTGATCGCGGTACTCGAAGGCCACCACCCGGATGATCAACGCGACCAGGATCGCCAACAGGGGCAGGTAGAAGGCGCTGAAGGTGGTCGCGTACCAACCCGGGAAGGCCGCGAACATCGCACCGCCGGCCACGATCACCCAGACCTCGTTGCCGTCCCAGACCGGGCCGATGGTGCTGATGATCGCTCGCCGATCTCGTTCCTCACGTCCGAGCAGGGTCTGCCACATCCCGACCCCGAAGTCGAAGCCTTCCAGCACGAAGTAGCCGAGCCAGAAGAACGTCACGACACCGAACCAGAGTGTTGTCAGTTCCATGATCAGATCCGTTCTTGGTCAGAAGGCGTAGCTGAGCGGCTGGTCCTCGACCTCGTCGTCGTCCGGTGCGGACTCGACGGCGGGCAGGCCGGAGGAGATGGTTCGGGTGAACAGTCGGAGCTCGATGACGGCGAGTACGGCGTACAAGATCGTGAAGATGGTGAGCGAGACGATCACTTCGGCGACGCTGACCCCGGGTGACACGCCGGCCCTGGTCTGCAGCAGGCCGAAGACCAGCCACGGCTGACGCCCGGTCTCGGTGAAGATCCAACCGAACGAGTTGGCCAGCACCGGCAGGAACGGCAGCAGCGGCGGGCCGAGTCGCCAGACCAAGCCGAACAGTCCGGTGGTGGCCGGATCGCGACCCTTACGGGTGAACCACAAGATCAACACCGCGGCGCCGAAGGACACGATGCCGAGTCCCATCATCGCCCGGAAGCTCCAGTAGGTGAGCGGGATGACCGGCGCATAGTCGCCCGGACCGTACTTGGCCTGGTAGTCCCGTTGCAGGTCGTTGATCCCGAGCACTTCGGCGGAGAAGTTGT
Protein-coding sequences here:
- a CDS encoding MFS transporter; translation: MSPQQAGTSTRSQLSKIALGSVVGTAIEWYDFFLYGTVSALVLGQQFFPEFSPAAGTIAAFGTFAAGYVARPVGAVLFGHLGDRIGRKPILFITLLMMGIASTLIGLTPTYASIGIAAPVILVALRLVQGLGVGGEWGGAVLVAVEDAPRNRRALFGTLPQLGVPLGLLASTGVLGIVSRLPEDVFNSWGWRIPFLLSAVLVAIALIIRTRLPETNAFTQSRHKRQRLPLLAALRRYPRNLLTALGTRFATDITFNVANVFALSYATAHLGLSRQLMLDAITIASAVELLTLPIFGLLADRFGKRRIFLVGCVFVAAYGFMFFAMLNTGATGWVIVGYIGTLALSQACVYGVQASLFAELFPANIRYTGASLPYQFAGILTSAPTPLIAAALFNSSGSVWPIAVYIAVTAAISFVAAALMRTVSTTSDSVSPSPTGRRSA
- a CDS encoding sugar-binding transcriptional regulator, which encodes MSDLTRPREFAARTAAAADWASLDGRLTMAAIARRYYLDGRTRVQIADEFGISRFKVARLLEAAIARGVVTIDISVSDTVDTDLSLRVQEKFGLDRALISTPDDQGPEAVRQALGRTAAELLTEMITDDDVLGLASGRTIDAVSEHLTRLAGCEALQLTGMSDDLADNPVHVLRRVAQLTGGPAHSIFAPLTVGTAETADRLRSDPSIRSAFSRFAAVTVAVTSVGSWQPADSRFYNALSGAERQALLDKDVIADVAGGLLDSTGRTITDWDDRVLGIGVDGLAKVDQVIMVGGGERKAGAILAALRSGVVTTLITDDTVAIKLLDATAAPGRPPRPRSS
- a CDS encoding sugar ABC transporter ATP-binding protein — its product is MTLALECRELIKGFGGIPVLKGVSLALEQGSVTALAGENGAGKSTLMKIASGQYRADSGSVLVGGTALTAGNMAEAHRSGVAIVPQELASIPDLTVYENLFVGRELRRAGFLDRRGMIKQARAAMDVFGVDIPVTARMASLPVGMQQIVEIVKATRTGAKVLLLDEPSSAIAEREVERLYGVVRRLREQGVAMIYTTHKMEEIRALADRVVVLRDGELVLDQSMGETTDDEIVTAMIGRELGTLFPTLPSPTDDVALEVSGLQVVGASAPVDLTVRKGEILGLAGLVGAGRTELMEAIFGVRRSTAGVIRIGDRQLPRGRPPAAIDAGMAMVPEDRKANGAVMGMSVLDNATIPRLGQFNVAGWLRGASRRSAVDKAMASVRLRSSGLGQEVGTLSGGNQQKVVLARWLTGPVSVLLLDEPTRGVDVGARSEIYKIITDLADSGVAVVMASSDMPEILGLAHRALVMRAGAVAGELDRADLDAPDVQATIFSLAAGLEADQPDPARPIDRQKVESSS
- a CDS encoding ABC transporter permease, yielding MSQNLTAETTAPDAADGPEIEAIAAQAGRARRFSGRWWGNLALRNAMLIVVVLTICYFSYRSLRFSTLDNAVSILVAAAPFALIALGQTLVILTGGIDLSVGSVIAVSAMASAAVAVANPGQVWLTVLTALVVGALAGAINGFFVSVINVPPFIATLGMLTAGSGAAYAIGGGAPINGLPAEFGAIANTRILGLQIPVIVMIIGIIVLAIVMRRTSYGLRVYAVGGNRSAAEIAGINTRRILFSVYAVSGVLAGLSGVMLASRVISGPPNLGQGYELDAIAAVVIGGASLMGGRGSVWGTALGLLLIQTLNNGLDILLVPSYWQDVIKGVLIVFAVAVDVWTTKRRT
- a CDS encoding substrate-binding domain-containing protein, which gives rise to MSKRLKAIWSAIVAGVLVLSLAACGLGDPNRKAESGEGGAKAPLKIGVSVYDMSSFITAGKEGMEAYAKANNIELAWNSANLDVSTQADQVDQLINAKVDAIVIVPVQANSLQPQVAAAKSAGIPIIAVNAELDNPDISGDVQPDDVKAGAEEMQMMADKLGGKGNIVVLQGPLGQSGQINRQKGIDQVLKKYPKIKVLAQDTANWKRDEAVNKTKNWLSAHGDDIDGVVSQNDDMGLGALQALKESGRKDVPIVGIDGIEDGLNAVKSGDFIGTMLQNGTVELSAGLAVAAQLAQDDDSNAKATYIMPKITKDNVDVAMKHVVTDRKAFLAGLSELTAKNLKTGNIAYEGIPGQQEKGSGS
- a CDS encoding GolD/DthD family dehydrogenase, whose protein sequence is MITAADTDVSSVAVRLDGKVAVITGGGSGIGSAIADFYAASGATVGVLDRDLGAARAVADRLGGTAFAVEVDVADQQSVGQAVDAVLDTAGRIDVLVNSAGVARLAPADSIDPEQWHSTLDVNLTGSFLMAQRVGRTMLEQRSGRIISLASQAATVALPEHVAYCASKAGLLGMTRVLALEWGPYGVTANTISPTVVLTPLGIDAWDNEKGRAHQAEVPVGRFAMPNEIAAAAGYLASDAAAMINGADLAIDGGFTIR
- the map gene encoding type I methionyl aminopeptidase — translated: MIEYRTPEEVEEMRPAGRFVGEVLTALAENAQVGTNLLDLDALAHEMIKKRGAESCYIDYHPSFGAMPFGKVLCTSVNDAVLHGLPYDYTLVDGDMVSLDFAASVDGWVSDSAITVIVGEPRPADLRLIEITEQALQAGIAQARSGNRLGDISAAIGGIGKQNRLKVNLEFGGHGVGRTMHGDPHVPNNGRRGKGLPLRPGLVLAIEPWFLHTTDRIFTDPDGWTLRSVDGSRGAHAEHTIVITEDEPIVLTARD